The Quercus robur chromosome 3, dhQueRobu3.1, whole genome shotgun sequence DNA segment TTTATGTATTTTGAGCTTGTCTATTGTTGGTTTTCAAAAAGAATTCCTAACTTGAACTATTGCTGGTTTTCTAGCGTCAAAGATGCTGTTGGAAAATCCGGAGAAGGCATTATTTGTTGTCCCATTATTTGAACTAGGGACTTACTAATGTTGATGGCTCTTATTTTTGAGAGCCTCTTATTTGTTCTATGATCAACAGTTGCTTGTACATGAGTTGTAGTTGTTATTTGGACAATGATTAAAGACTTTACTGTACAATTCTTTATTTCCTTGCATTTTActgtttttgttaaaattactAGCTCTTgcttcatttttattgtttataagCATGCTGATGCATCATTAAGAAACATCTATTTTGATAGTCAAGTTAGTGATCATAGACATACAAGATGcatatgaattttaaaatttgtctTCAATCACCATTGTCTTCAACCAGTCAACGTGTGCTTACTTATATGTGTCTGTGTGTTTAGTTTAAAAGAATAtgcatatattttaaattaatgcaATCAGATGGACTTTCAATAGCACATTGCACACTAGCTATTGCTAACTGAGGCAAACATATTCGTTTTATGCTCATTATGCAATTGTGTTTGTGATTTGCttacatttcattctttttttccctcctgACAGTGAAATAGAAGATACTGATAATGACAGTGATGACAATAAAGCCTGTGTTTGTGTTATTCTTTGAACCTATTCAATCGACTTCTACTCTACAATTTCAGCAGTAACTAAAACAATGACAAGGGAGGCAAAACGGTTTAATGGTTTTGAACTTTAGCATATTCATCATATGGATATGGAATTGGAAAGGAGCTATGTTAAGCTCAAAATTTAACTTTCATTTACTTTGGTGCTGCCTCATCAGCTCTCCAATCAAGAGTGCTCCAAAAAAATTCTGTACACTAGATGATTAaggggttgtttggattttcagtttccataactcataactctattttcataactcataattaaaaaatggtGAGACCCATGACTTAAAAGCTTGTTTGGATTTCAATAACTTTGTTTCCATTACTCaattctttaattttgaatgatgagttatggaaactgaaaacagctctgttttcagtttccataactctgttttcaaTGGCATTTTCGTAAATAACACTACAGACCTGGTCTCACAACTGCAATACACGTGAGGCGCGCCTTTTGATGCTCTCTTCAACGGCTCTCATCAGCTCTTTCATCTCAGACTTCTCTCTTCAGTAAAGCAGAGCTCTCTCATCTCAAACTTCTCTCATCTCCATTCCAATACCACCATAAGCTAAAAGAAGCTCTCACTGCCCTCACCTCCTCACGCACTATTTCACTGATCTGAGCTTAGCCAACTCGCGCGCCGTGTCATGGTAATGTAGTGCTTCATGTGCCAACGACCGACCTCTTTCTCAGCTTTTTCCACAAAAATCCGAACGTATTCTTTACATTTAAGTTGTTTATACATCTGATTTGTTGGTAATAGCAAGTTATTTCACATATTTTACATCGAATCAAGGATTGGTGATGAGAAGTTTgcttctttggtttttttttctttgtttaatgtTTGGGTAAGCATCTGATTTGATCTATTGAAACCCGTGGTTATAGGTTTTTAACCCGTGGTGAACTTGTGCttctatgtttttgttttttcttttttttttctttgtttgatgtttgggtAAGCATCTGATTTGATCTATTGGATTCCTGTGGTtattatgggtttttttttttttttttttttttttttttttttttttttaaataatttacgAAACTAGGGTCTTCACAGTGTAAGAAATGTGTGATAAATGCTTTGACTTTTCTAGAATAATTGAAACCTGCCTCTACTCCACTTAGTTCAATTTGATATATCTCAATTGAGTAAAATCTTTTTTGGTGTTTAGGTGGTATGAAAagctctttccttttttttgcatataaagtttacaatttgTCATATTGTTTGGCACAATCTTTAATGCTTTCATCAGTTTGGCATATTTTAAGTatcgttttatttttttactggCACActcttttttgttaattcagATTTTGTTTGAGTGCCCTCAAGCCTCATCAAGTTGCATCTATGTATCGTTTTAATGGaagttttatatattatatttccaCCATTGTGAGTCTTAAGGTATTCCAAGTAGCATTATAAATACATTATCATAGTGAGAatcattgtatttttgtttctcgTAGTTTAGTTAGTATCTACTCTTTGTTGCCTCAAGTCATAGGTTGTCCAGTTTCTTATATGATCTTGAATGGTGATTAGCTTCTATTCTTTTGTGctaattgttttctttcttcccaaAAAGAAGGCTAGCTAATGTCCTTTGTGTTATAGAGGATAGATAATGGAAAGTTTGGAAActcaattacaatttacaactgTCCTTAGGAGTtgcaataattatttattgCATTAGTTATATGCATCTTACATGTTTCACAGAATGTCTGTGAAAGCGATATGCATATTTCCAATGCATgagaatttatttattacatcaGTACAAGCAATAACAATACAAGTATTCACatcaaagtcaaaaaaaaaaaaaaaaaaagaaaacaaaaaagaaacaaaacaaaacaaacaattcaAGTATTAATATTGGGTGCATCAGTAACAACAATAGCAATATAAGTGTTAGTGGCTAATTGACATTCAATGACTCTTCAATATTGTTTTCACTATTTCACCTTAATTGGATAATTGGATACTGTGATTGAGTCCACCTACATTTTGGGTTGTAGTTAAGTGGTTGAGCATGGTTTCATCATTATGTAGGCATTTATATGGTTCCCCACTTCATTAGTAGTTGTCTATGTAGGTTAGACAAGTAATGCTCCTCGCTAGATTCTTCCTTTAAAGTGTCTGCCCTTGGCAATTGCTTCATCTTGCTTTTGGTTTTGTGCTACATGTGAATGGAACTCTCTGATTTCTCTTTTAATAATTAGACAGGATGGCCTAAATTGGGTAATCTACCAATTTCAGACCAAGATTGTTTCCATTTTAGTGTTGTATGGTTTGTAGTCTATTGTCTTGCTATGACCTGCAATGGAATTTGTCCTTTTTATTTAGTAACAGGTTGGAATATGTCTTGAGAATAGGCTTTGTGAATCATGCTTGATTTTATTGTCATTGTGTTCTTGGCATGACAATGTTCATCCAGTCAGCAATCAATATTTAAGAATGTTAATTGCATAGCTTTTGTATCTGATTACAAAATGTCAAAAGTCTTTGTTAGTTGAGTTTGTATGGGACTTAGAAACTACTCTATAaagtacttatcaaaaaaaaaaaaaaaacctactctATAAAAGTGTAATGTTTTGCTGAATATTTGTGTCTTCTTGATCTGCTTATATCTTTAATACTATTTATGAATTTCATAAGAATGATTTAGTACATTTCATTGCagtaatatatacatattaatatGGATCTTATGCTCAATATTTGTTCCTCTAAAAATACTGGGATATCTTTTTATTGTACTTGTGATATGATTGTGTATGAGATGTGTGTGTTGTTCTTTAAGATAGCTACGAAGTTGATAACATGGGATGCCAATTGTGAAGATCTGTTGTGTGACTTCGTACTTGGACACTATTGTTGTGAGAATTTGTGTCCTTATCATGCCAATGCGCAGGTGTGGCAGGAGATCATAGACAATCTTAATGCCCGCATGGGGAAGGCCTTTACCGTGAGGCGGGTAATTACGAGGTGGAAGCATATTCGACAGAGTTATCGTAGAGCAATGGGGGTCTATACTAGATCTCATTGGCTCAACGTTTCCCCCGTGGCCTCTCTAAACTGATTGTCTGATGACCCGCCTTAGTAAGAGGCAAATGTGTAATCGAAGCAATTTAGTGCATGTCCCTTTTGATATACTGCTGACATATTTTGTTCCCATTATGTTCAGTAGTGTACTTTCTTATGGATCACCATGTACTTAACCATGCACTAACCTAGTTGTATTTGTGACCACTTATTTAGTTTACTAACTCATTGCTTTGATCTTCCATCTTTTGTATATTTGGTCACATTGTATATGTGGTAAACCTCGATGAAGGATTTATATATTACCACTGTTTCTTATATATTACAACTATTTCTTACATTCCGTGCATGCTTTTTCTTATCCGTGTTGATTTAACTGTggaatatttttcattttttggaccCCTTAAACCTACATGGCACATGAATCCTATAGTGCTATTAaacaattcttaaaattattatttgtcatGAGCTTACCATGTGAGATATTTCAAATAGATGGCCCATGAATCACAAGAAACGGATGAGAAAAAGTGGCCTCCCCATGTAGAACATATTTTTATTGAGATCAAGTTGGAGGAACAACTTAAGGGTAATATGTCAAACGGTGTGTTCAAGGGTCCTATGTGGGCATCAATTACAGCTGAACTTAACCAAAGGACCGGGAAAGACTTTCTCTCTAAGCAAGTTCAACAGAAGCACAATAGGCTTCGACTCAAACAACGCAAGTGGAGCCAGTTGCTAAGACACATAGGGTTGGGGTGGAACGAGCAGACCCAAACAATGACTTGTCCTGACGAGGTGTGGCAAAATGTGATTGTAGTATGTTTACTgttgtttattatttatataactaatagcaattatttatttatgcaatTTGCCTCCAAGTTGGTAATACATGAACTGGTGCCTTTTTTTTAGGTATATCAGTTATTgcccttatttatttatgcaaGTTTCCTCCAAGTTGGTAATATATGAACTGCTGCGTTTAGTGTGCTAATGTTTCCAAGGACATTGCAAGGCAATCGTGGTGCAGCTAACTTAAGGAAACAGGGATGCCCAAACTACCCATCACTGCAGTAGTTGTTTGCCCCTAGTATTGCGACTGGGAGCCTGTAGATCTCCTCAAATACTCCTCCCCTGAATAGTGACAAGGAGCATGCCCTAGAGGAAGAGCTTGCCAATGCCAATGCAAGTGCACCCACCCATCTAGACGATGACTCTTACACCCCTAACTTTGAGAGTTTCCCGCAAACTATGGAGGACGCTGAGGTTAAGGAGGTAACCCAACGGGCAGGAAAACATCTTGTGCAAGATACAAGTGGCAAGAGTAATAAGAAGGTCTCGAAGAAGTCGGATGGGGTAAGTGAAATGATTGTGGCCCTAAAGGAGTACACCACAATGACGAAGGATAGGTTCAGTGGTAAACTCAGTAAGTCCAGCGGTTCATCTAAGCAATTCACTCAATCCGGCGTAAGGGGTGATCCTTGTTCACTTGGCAAGGCATTGAGTTGCTGAATTCGTATGAAGATCTGAGTAACAAGGCCTATGTCAAGATGTTGAAGGTTTTGCAGCAAAAGGATAATAAGGTAGTGTTTATATGTATGCCGAAGCATAGGAGGAAGACTTGGATTGAGGACATTGTAAACCCGGAGGAGGATTGACATAGTTACGTGCTTATTATTTAGTACTTAGATGTAGTTGTATTTGGCCAGTAGGGAGAACAATATTGCATTAAGTCTAAGCTATTTGGTTTTTACATACTATGGATTCGGGTTGTTctatttacttgtttttgttTCGTATGGATAATACGAAGGTTTATGTTATTTACGAACTTGAGATGTTTGTATGGTTTGtgttatctatactactatttaaggggctacACTTGTTTggaccagatttttttttttggttttaaaatacCCATAtaccctatgtttaagtagagacaaaaataaaggatagTTTTGTAAAATTACATATCTAAGTTGCACTAGAgcattgcctacaaaataggaatactcttccactaacccacttcttcaaaaaaactattttaaaaaaaagttcaaataagAGGGTtagaaatgtaaaataaatcattttaaaaaatcctaaattttagataacttaaaaaaaaaaaaaaaacagtcagTTTCTTCCATCTTCTCCCTCTCCTCCACGTATTGTAACATTCCcaccattgaaaaaaaaaaaaaaaaaccacgttCATTCGGATAACAACTTCTAAAAAAACTAAAGCAGTTATAAAAATCCATGTTgcgattttaatttttaacccAAGGTGTGAAGGTCTTGCCACTGTTTGACATAAAATATGATGACTACCCAGTAACCACATATAGTGGATGGCACTTTAACAATAACATTTTCTCATTCAGTGTTTGTGCCTTCATGTGTAGGTGAATCTCATTTTTAACTCAATAATCACAAATCTGTTATAGCTGGCCTTAACCAAATCAGGTACTTCCTCTTTATTTTCACCATAAATTCAAACTATTTGTTTGATTCCGATTTCGTTGTCTCCatttgtattttgtaatttctcATTCTTATTCAGATCTTCTATACATGTTCAGCATTAGGGTGGAGTTTGGATCCACGTCCTGCGTCTATGTTTTTAGCAATTGtgcgttttctctttttttttttttttttttttaagatcagTGCCTGTGTCACTGTTCATTgtccatgaacagtgattttagacttatgaacagtaaaaaaggactgaacagtaatttttcacacatttaaaaattattttgttacaatgttttcagttttcagcaaaataagttgtatccaaacgcacCTTAGATCTTAGATCTGAACTTATTTGAACCTTCTTGATTATATTTCTATTTGTGTTTTGTAGTGAGAATTAGAAAAATGAATTCATCAACATCGACATTCACTATCTCAGGcaatatatattgaataaatTATTACTGTAAACAGTTACTTATGACGGTTTGTTTGATTGTGGTATTGttaatcatcatttttttctaaattcaaaatccaaaaaagaaaaagaaaactttacTTACAAAAACAAGAGTTCAATTCTAATTGTTTCGATTCTATAGGTATGTCAAGCgcttttctattttgtttttataaagaaattaaGGGCAGTCTAATTATTTGTACTGTGGGTCTTCTTCAATTTCTTATTTCCTTATGAttatcctctttttcttttttcttttttctatgcATTTGTAGGTTAAAGCTTAGtcattgcttttatttatttttatttttttattgcaatatTACTGTGATTGACCATTATATATAAccatactactatttaagggactGCACCTGTTTGGACcggatttttgttgttgttctaaaatacccctacaccctatgtttaagtagagacaaaactaaaggatagTTCTGTAAAATTACATATCTAAGTTGCACTAAAgcattgcctacaaaataggaacactCTTCCACTAACTCACTTCTTCAAAACAACTATTTAAACTAGCCTCTAAACACGtgctcacgcgcgtgctcagaggctcttttatttttttgggtaaaagttaataatatgcataaattataaattataatttgagattaatatatttttcaatcacaaaaaaaaaaaaaaaaaacctagaggtgtgatgaaaaaattatttcaccacaaACGCTTAACACTCATCAcatccctaggttttttttgtgattggaaaatatattaatctcaaattataatttataatttatgcatattattaacttttacctaaaaaagtagaagagcctctgagcacgcgtgTGAGCGCGTGCTTAGAGGATAGTATTATGCTAtggatttggttttgggttCGTTGATTTTATACGTTTATAATGGTGACTGTTGATTTAGGTGTTTATGTTATACGTTTATATTATGCTATTtacttgttttaattattttttattgtcttaTTATAATCTATGGTTGATGTTATTAGTAGGACTATTTGATAGGTTTCTATTTCCTATGTTGATGGTCTCATCGCTTTGTTGGATTACAAGTAAAGGTGTAGACTgttaaaaataacatatttaCTTTTATATCTCTCTTTACATAACCTACCTGAATAGTGTGTTTGTGTTAATATGTAGGTCACTTATGGCGTTCGGAAATGACTGGTGGTGGGCGTTCCAAGAGTATGACTTCGATGATACATACTTCAATGACGTTGGTTCCAGCAATGACTAtgaagataatgatgatgaCTGGACCAATTCGGAGTCCAAATgtgaagaagaagcaaagtTTAATTTAGTGAATCCTATAGTCGGGGAGATGTATCCGTACATGCAGCGGCATTATGATAAACAATCAATGCGAACAAGTGCATTGACTGGCAAGGCGTATATGGATGAGGTCACTGAAGGTAATCCAGCTAAGTGTTATGAGATGTTTCGCATGACACCTGAATTACTATTACATTTAGTGGACGAGTTGGCTCAACATGGTTACTTGAGGGACAGACTTGGTGGGATGAATGCCACTCAGGCCATGGCCATGTTATTGTACACACTTGGACACAACACCCGCTTTAGATGTGTTGCAGACAGGTTTTAGCGCACAATAGAAACTGTGTGTTGGCATTTTCGTTAGGCGTTGCGGGCTGTCCACCACTACGCATTGCATTTAATTAAACTTGATTAGAATGTCATAGGCCTCCCCAAACATCTTCAAGTGAACAAGTACTGGCCATGGTTTGAGGTACAAAACATTCCCTTACTTAACTAACTTCgtataatagtaaaataattttatatttgatatgTGCTTGCTAAGATTAATGAAAACTTTCATGTGTAGAGATGTATAGGAGCAATTGATGGAACGCACGTGAGTGCCTGACCTCCTGCAAATGCGACTCAAGCATGTAGGGACCTCAAGAGCCTTATAACAACTAATGTGCTGTGTATGTGTAACATGGACATGCATTTCACATTTGTTCATTCTGGGTGGAAGGACAATGTGAATGACTTAAGGGTTTTTGAGGAAGTGATCAGTGACCGGAAGCATGGATTCCCATGGCCACCAACAGGTACTATACATTACTATGACTTTAACTAAAGTTATTTTATCCTCCATATCTAAGTAGTATGTTTATGAACAACTTAATTACGTGCTGGctggttgtgtgtgtgtagggTCGTACTACTTGGTGGATTCGGGTCTACCAATTGGCACTGGTTTTCTCCCCCCTCACAAGTCAACTAGTACCATGCACAGGAATTCCACTCAAGTGGTAGATAGATAACATCAATGAAAGAGTTTTACAACTACAAGCACTCATCCTTACGGATGGTTATTGAGTGGTCTTTTGGAGTGCTGATGGCCCGTTTTCCCATTCTGAATTTAATGCCAAACTTTAAGCCAATTAGGCAGCATTGTGTGATTATTGTGTGCTGTGCTTTACACAATTTCATACGCATGAACAATCGAAATGATGAATTGTTCAAAACATTAGGGGAGAGTGTTGGTGAAGGTAGTGTGACCAATAGCGAAGGCAATGGCGATGCTGGAGCGTCAACAAGTTCAGCGACCCAAAGGCATGTACTAGAAATGTCAAGTGCATCGAAGAGAGCGATGGGCCAATTTAGGGAAAATATCACTGACACAATATGGGATGATTATGTTGCCCGTGGCAATGTGAGATGATTATATGTTGAAAATGGCAATTGACCATTTACTTCGCTACAATGTAGATGCTATGGCTTTGTAGCGTAATTGTTTTGGCACTATAATATGTGATGGAAATATTATTTACGTAGGTGGATGTATAACTTAGTTCAACTTGTAACGTTACTGCACTATTTTGGAATGACATGACAATGTGCAAATATGTTCTCGGCATAATTATGTAATGTAATTCGaatgtatcaatttttataagatatatttttggaGCATGGTATACCCACAGCATGTATTCACAGATATTTGATATGTGGTATAAGAAATATTGTTAGACCATcagatataaaaaaatattgccaCTACTATAAGATGATATTGTATGGTGCTGCgaaatttgaagagtgtaaAAGGGGGATAGATGAGGCCTACAATGAGGCTCTTGCAATATATCACGTCACTTATGATTATGCTAATCACCGAAGAGATGCAAaatattgtttctttgtttggagGATTGTAGGTTCAGCCCTCCTTAAATTATATGCCAAGAAACAAGATGAAAGGTCCTTTGTTTGTCTCCGATCTGTTTTACAGGAGATATTTAATTAGTTGACGGAATATTGTACAGTTCATTATAGTTCATCATAGAGAAAACAATGTCTTGGAATGTAACATATTATTTAAAAGAGGTAGAGACTAAAGAACATATGTATAGTATATTTTTTGGTACATTGCCCAAAGAAAACTAGAAATGGTTAAAATTGTCAAGGTTCCATGTAGTGGAAATGAAAAATGTATTATGAGTACATAATATGTTATATCTAGCTTCTCAAactaccaaaaagaaaaaaagaaaaaaggagtagttcaccataaaacaaaaacataaaaaaaaaaaaaaatgcatgacaCACGTGACCGTCAATGGGTCATGGCAAACACAATTGTGTATGGCCATGGCCCCCCAAAAATAGTAGAGAATACAAAACAAACCCCAAGTACAACCCAAGACAAAAATAAGGCTATCCTATACTTGTAGACATTGTCTTTAGCAATCCGGAGTGCGAGCTTAGTTTTTTCAGCCTTGCGCTTTGCTATCCTTAGGAGCTCCTGGACTTCTACTTCCCTTGCATGAGCCTCATCCCTTTCATTTCTTGCAGCTACAGCCTTGGCCTTATATCTTGTAAGCCTTTCATGGACAAGTGGTGCTGTTGCACGGCCATGTGGGCATGTGTTCTTGTCCAACCATTTGAAGAACTTACATGCCTGATTGGAGTCCTGCATACAACATTGAACAAGTCAAATATGTAACGACAATAAAATCATGTAATACTAACCGGCAACCACTGCTGACATCCATAGAACCTCCTACTGAAATTACGGATAGATAGGGAGGTTCTTTCCACACATCGATCCATATCGCACATATGGCCGTTAGAAGTGGACTCATAAGTAGTGGTAGAAGACATTCCATTGCTGAGTAAATGAAACTCATGCAATAACTCCAATAAGGAAAATGGAACTCATCCAAAAAGCAACCTAATATATCAAGAAAATCCAACTACTGAGAAATTTATCAAACTCATTAGTTGCTCAAGATGGATGAACTGCTGAGAAATTTAATGAGTATGCTTTTTATTAGTACTTCAAACAACATAAGTTTTTTCAATTCCAATGATATCAAGTTTAATATTTTGAAGATAATGTAGCTCTAATCTTATTATATTAGCTATGAGTCCATCTCCTTTAAGATTGCAAGAGGAAACGTAATAAACTCATTTTACTAAAGCTGACATTAGAATTTGTGTTGCAGCAACCTAATACATGAGTAATTGTCACTAGACTCACTACATTTAGACAAGCCATGGccttaaaaacaataaatagtaAGTAATCACGGCATATTGCACTCTGTCACCATACTAAACCACATCTATTAATTAGTAATCAAATAGATTAAAACTCctctgccaaaaaaaaaaaaaaaaaaaaaagaaaaaagaaaaaagaaaaaagaaaaagagaaaaaaagaaagaagaaacctagaataagaaagaaagaaaaccctgAATAGCAATTGGAATTCAAGGATGGAGAATCAAGGGATGATATAGAATGTGGCAAGTTTCTTTGTTATTGTAAACGAAAGAACAGTTTATGATGCTACCACTGCCATCTTAAACACTCTCCctgttggggtttatgccctaaaatccaatttattggcatgacacaaataattaaattgtttaattatatgagactatttattaatgaactaatgggacattatcttagtccatgagatgcaaaatatgtgatttatgtgaaatgtcacagaagatataaatcgcaagttctttgtaaactcagaattttagttcgtagtcggtgatgaaattaggcgtttcatctacgaagactataacatatcaattacgatgatttgtcttgatcatgaaagtggagacttctagttggtatgttgat contains these protein-coding regions:
- the LOC126719622 gene encoding uncharacterized protein LOC126719622 yields the protein MKEFYNYKHSSLRMVIEWSFGVLMARFPILNLMPNFKPIRQHCVIIVCCALHNFIRMNNRNDELFKTLGESVGEGSVTNSEGNGDAGASTSSATQRHVLEMSSASKRAMGQFRENITDTIWDDYVARGNVR